The following proteins are encoded in a genomic region of Tenacibaculum sp. 190524A05c:
- a CDS encoding (Fe-S)-binding protein: protein MNVPTMADMMAQGKQPEVLFWVGAAGSYDDRAKKITKSFVKILHQANVDFAVLGTEESSTGDAAKRAGNEFLFQMQAMTNIEILNAYEVKTIVTCDPHSFNTLKNEYPSLGGKYKVYHHTQYINKLIADGRLSIEGENLKGKRLTYHDPCYLGRANDVYETPRDLIRRLGVKSTEMKRNKSTALCCGAGGAQMFKEPEKGDMDINILRTKDALETNPEIIATGCPYCNTMMTDGVKFHLKEDSIVVKDIAELIAESNNL, encoded by the coding sequence ATGAACGTACCAACAATGGCAGATATGATGGCTCAAGGAAAACAACCAGAAGTGTTGTTTTGGGTAGGAGCTGCAGGTAGTTACGATGATAGAGCCAAAAAAATAACTAAATCTTTCGTTAAGATTTTACACCAAGCTAATGTTGATTTTGCAGTATTAGGTACAGAAGAAAGTTCAACAGGAGATGCTGCTAAAAGAGCTGGAAATGAGTTTTTATTTCAGATGCAAGCAATGACAAATATTGAAATTTTAAATGCTTACGAAGTAAAAACAATTGTTACTTGTGATCCTCACTCTTTCAATACTTTAAAAAACGAATACCCAAGCTTAGGAGGGAAATATAAAGTATATCACCATACGCAATACATTAACAAGTTAATTGCTGATGGTAGATTAAGTATTGAAGGTGAAAACTTAAAAGGAAAACGTTTAACATACCACGATCCTTGTTATTTAGGACGTGCGAATGATGTGTATGAAACACCTCGTGATTTAATTCGCCGATTAGGAGTTAAGTCTACAGAAATGAAACGTAATAAATCTACAGCATTATGTTGTGGAGCTGGAGGAGCGCAAATGTTCAAAGAACCTGAAAAAGGGGATATGGATATTAATATCTTAAGAACAAAAGATGCTTTAGAAACAAATCCAGAAATTATAGCAACAGGTTGTCCTTATTGTAATACGATGATGACGGATGGTGTGAAGTTCCATTTAAAAGAAGATTCTATTGTTGTTAAAGATATCGCAGAACTAATTGCAGAATCAAATAATTTATAA
- a CDS encoding putative LPS assembly protein LptD, translating into MKANTLYILLVLSFFCFQKGIAQELGKNEIPKQDAIKKDSAKTISKKAQVDLKKGKKPTVEVDSTRSDSIIKPKEVIEYKILHNAQDYTIQNAKNKTITLYNEAEVDYGDINLKAGKIIIDYKNNTVYATGIKDSTGYVQRPVFKQGNQESEQDSILYNFKSEKALIYGIKTVQGEMITYGEKTKRINDSTVYMSKLRFTTSKKKIPDYYIATNKAKLVPGKKIIVGGSNLVLADVPTPLYLPFAYFPLTKGRTSGFIIPTWGENNQQGFFLQNGGYYFAVNDYFDLELTGDIYSNGSWAINSNSSYRARYKYSGRLSFRYQNLTNGIKGFSDFSKSANYNISWSHRQDPKTSPNSNLTASVNLSSSSQFFRQSLNQIDQGQQFNNSFNSSISYYKNFVGTPFNTTVTLSHQQNSNNESITMTLPSVQVNMDRIYPFAGKGGVKKNPIQKIGTNYNLQGRLDINTNEEDFLTSKMFEGARSGIRHEVRANTNIKAFKYFTLTPSFNYSDVWYFNSIRKRYDTSIPNTAAGNSGTVVNDTISGFNRFNGYNFGVSLNTRIYGNFSFKKGRVSALRHTIIPTVSWSFRPNFAEQHELTVQQSDDPTDLLTYTPFEGGIYGTPQSGVSNLLTFAVNNTLEAKVKPKDEDSDEEDRKVTLINNLNFSTSYNIAADSVRWSKVNFNMGIPLFKNKMMLNFSGTMDPYQLNESGQRINKFNPGLFRLENLSLTTGYSLSSKDFEKKDDDKKEDQNNNTDSNNLPDPLGTNTNPNRDFANRASTGKSGKREEKVAELYNNKMPWNLSFTYGIAYNNNGISSAGIRNHVTSFNGSIDLTPKWKLGVNSGYNFTEGAFTNATFNFTRDLDSWRFNFNWTPFGRFTSYYFFIGIKSSMLSDLKWDKNQPPDRRLF; encoded by the coding sequence TTGAAAGCAAATACATTGTACATACTTTTAGTTTTATCCTTTTTTTGTTTTCAAAAAGGTATAGCTCAGGAACTTGGAAAAAATGAGATTCCAAAACAAGACGCTATTAAAAAGGATTCAGCCAAAACAATTAGCAAAAAAGCACAAGTTGACTTAAAAAAAGGAAAGAAACCTACGGTAGAAGTTGATTCTACTCGTTCTGATTCTATCATTAAACCAAAGGAAGTTATTGAGTATAAAATTCTGCACAATGCTCAAGATTACACTATTCAAAACGCAAAAAACAAAACGATTACTTTATATAATGAAGCTGAAGTTGACTATGGTGACATTAACTTGAAAGCAGGTAAAATAATTATAGATTATAAAAACAACACTGTTTATGCAACAGGAATAAAGGATAGTACAGGATATGTACAACGACCTGTTTTCAAACAAGGGAATCAAGAATCAGAACAAGATTCTATTCTATATAATTTCAAAAGTGAGAAAGCTCTTATTTACGGAATTAAAACTGTTCAAGGTGAAATGATTACTTATGGTGAAAAAACGAAACGTATAAATGACTCAACTGTATATATGAGTAAATTACGTTTTACCACTTCAAAGAAAAAAATTCCAGATTATTATATCGCCACAAACAAAGCCAAATTAGTTCCTGGAAAAAAAATTATAGTTGGAGGAAGTAATTTAGTACTTGCAGATGTACCTACACCTTTATATTTACCTTTTGCATATTTTCCTTTAACTAAAGGAAGAACTTCTGGTTTTATAATTCCTACTTGGGGAGAAAACAATCAACAAGGATTCTTTTTACAAAATGGTGGATACTATTTTGCAGTTAATGACTATTTTGATTTAGAATTAACGGGAGATATTTATTCTAACGGGAGTTGGGCAATTAATTCGAACTCATCCTATAGAGCGCGTTATAAATATTCTGGTAGACTAAGTTTTAGATATCAGAATTTGACCAATGGAATTAAAGGATTTAGTGATTTTTCCAAATCTGCAAACTATAATATCTCGTGGAGTCATAGACAAGATCCAAAAACGAGTCCGAATTCAAACTTAACTGCTTCGGTTAATTTAAGTAGTAGTAGTCAATTCTTTAGGCAATCCTTAAATCAAATTGATCAAGGACAGCAATTCAACAACAGTTTTAACTCTTCTATTAGTTATTATAAAAACTTTGTCGGTACTCCATTTAATACAACAGTTACATTAAGTCATCAACAAAACTCAAATAACGAAAGTATTACAATGACTTTGCCATCCGTACAGGTTAATATGGATAGAATTTATCCTTTTGCAGGAAAAGGTGGAGTAAAAAAGAATCCAATTCAAAAAATTGGAACGAACTATAACCTTCAAGGTAGATTAGACATTAATACAAACGAAGAAGACTTTTTAACTTCTAAAATGTTCGAAGGAGCTAGATCAGGAATTAGACATGAAGTTAGAGCAAATACGAATATTAAAGCTTTTAAATATTTCACATTAACACCTTCTTTTAATTATAGTGATGTATGGTACTTTAATAGTATTCGTAAAAGATACGACACATCAATTCCAAATACGGCAGCAGGAAATTCAGGAACTGTTGTGAACGATACTATTAGTGGTTTCAACAGATTCAACGGATATAACTTTGGAGTTTCTCTTAACACGCGAATCTATGGTAACTTTTCGTTTAAAAAAGGGCGTGTAAGTGCTCTTCGTCATACCATCATACCAACAGTTTCTTGGTCATTCCGACCAAATTTCGCGGAGCAACACGAACTTACCGTTCAGCAAAGTGATGATCCAACAGACTTATTAACCTATACTCCATTTGAAGGAGGAATTTATGGAACTCCACAATCTGGTGTTTCTAACTTATTAACCTTTGCTGTAAACAATACTTTAGAAGCTAAGGTAAAACCTAAAGATGAGGATAGTGATGAAGAAGATCGAAAAGTTACACTTATTAATAACTTGAATTTTAGTACGAGTTATAATATTGCTGCTGATTCTGTACGTTGGAGTAAAGTAAATTTCAACATGGGTATTCCATTATTTAAAAATAAAATGATGCTGAATTTCAGTGGAACAATGGATCCTTATCAACTGAACGAAAGTGGCCAAAGAATAAATAAGTTTAACCCTGGACTTTTTAGATTGGAAAACTTATCACTAACTACAGGTTATTCTTTATCTAGTAAAGATTTTGAAAAGAAGGACGACGATAAAAAAGAAGATCAAAACAACAATACCGATAGCAATAATTTACCAGATCCATTAGGAACAAATACTAATCCTAATCGTGATTTTGCAAACAGAGCATCCACTGGTAAATCGGGCAAACGTGAAGAAAAAGTCGCCGAACTCTACAATAATAAAATGCCTTGGAACTTAAGTTTTACTTATGGTATTGCTTATAATAATAATGGTATTAGTTCTGCTGGTATTAGAAATCACGTTACTTCATTTAATGGAAGTATTGATTTAACTCCAAAGTGGAAATTAGGTGTAAACTCTGGATATAACTTTACCGAGGGAGCATTTACAAATGCTACATTTAATTTTACTAGAGACTTAGATAGTTGGAGATTCAATTTCAACTGGACTCCTTTCGGAAGATTTACATCTTACTACTTCTTCATAGGAATTAAATCATCTATGTTAAGTGACTTAAAATGGGATAAAAACCAACCACCAGATAGACGTTTATTTTAA
- a CDS encoding RidA family protein, whose amino-acid sequence MKKIINTSKAPAPIGPYNQAVLSGNTLYTSGQIAINPETGELVLDDIKTETKQVMENMKAVLDAGGMTFENVIKTSIFISDMNNFSQINEVYGSYFNDENAPARETVEVANLPKFVNVEISMIAVKS is encoded by the coding sequence ATGAAAAAAATAATCAACACAAGTAAAGCACCTGCACCAATAGGCCCATATAACCAGGCAGTATTATCAGGAAACACATTATATACTTCAGGTCAAATCGCTATTAATCCTGAAACAGGAGAATTAGTTTTAGATGATATTAAAACTGAAACTAAGCAAGTAATGGAAAACATGAAAGCTGTTTTAGATGCAGGTGGAATGACTTTTGAAAATGTGATTAAGACTTCGATTTTCATTTCTGACATGAACAATTTTTCTCAAATTAATGAGGTTTATGGCTCGTATTTTAATGATGAAAATGCACCTGCAAGAGAAACTGTAGAAGTAGCTAACTTACCTAAGTTTGTGAATGTTGAAATTAGTATGATTGCCGTAAAAAGCTAA
- a CDS encoding MlaD family protein, whose product MSKELKTGIIALLIIALGVWGYNFMKRQDLFSPNSRYFFVEYKNINGLSEASVVTINGLQVGKVDAINFNAEPGKRGTLLVKLSLEDNFEFSKKSVAKIYSAGLMGGQNLAIIPNYEGEMAVSGDYLQGEIESDLFSSVGEKLNPIQAKLENVLVEADSLLIGLNEVLDKKARQSLNRSVLGIESTIASLNKTMATFNNVLEENKSKIGVTLDNTKKITEDFSKVSSDLAKADLGATVKKLESTLSNVNTLIKGIESGKGTVGKLMSDDKLYTNLTNATKEMEELLREMKLNPKRFVHFSLFGKKPKPYNEDNNNKNVSNQ is encoded by the coding sequence ATGTCGAAAGAACTAAAAACAGGAATAATAGCATTATTAATTATAGCTCTAGGTGTTTGGGGGTATAATTTCATGAAGAGACAAGATTTATTTAGTCCAAACTCACGTTACTTTTTTGTTGAATATAAAAATATTAATGGGTTAAGTGAAGCCAGTGTTGTAACTATAAATGGTTTACAAGTTGGAAAAGTAGATGCGATCAACTTTAATGCAGAACCAGGTAAAAGAGGAACTTTATTAGTAAAATTATCTTTAGAAGATAATTTCGAATTTTCAAAAAAGAGTGTTGCTAAAATTTATTCTGCAGGATTAATGGGCGGTCAAAATTTAGCAATTATTCCTAATTATGAAGGAGAAATGGCCGTTTCAGGTGATTACCTTCAGGGTGAAATAGAGTCAGATTTATTTTCGTCAGTAGGTGAAAAGTTAAATCCAATACAAGCTAAACTAGAGAATGTTTTAGTGGAAGCAGATTCTTTATTGATTGGATTGAATGAGGTTTTAGATAAAAAAGCAAGACAAAGTTTAAATAGAAGCGTTTTAGGTATAGAAAGTACTATTGCTAGTTTAAATAAAACGATGGCAACTTTTAATAATGTACTTGAGGAGAACAAATCTAAAATTGGCGTTACTCTAGATAATACCAAAAAAATCACGGAAGATTTTTCAAAGGTTTCTTCTGATTTGGCGAAAGCAGATTTAGGAGCAACGGTTAAGAAATTAGAATCAACATTATCTAATGTAAATACCTTAATTAAAGGTATTGAAAGTGGTAAAGGAACTGTTGGAAAACTTATGTCAGATGATAAGTTGTATACCAACTTAACTAATGCCACTAAGGAAATGGAAGAATTATTAAGAGAAATGAAGTTAAATCCAAAACGTTTTGTGCACTTCTCTTTATTCGGTAAAAAACCAAAGCCTTACAACGAAGACAATAACAATAAAAATGTAAGTAATCAATAG
- a CDS encoding N-acetylmuramoyl-L-alanine amidase family protein has translation MQFLKFSKYKSNISSLCFVLFSIFFISNHFEVNAQKKYTVVLDAGHGGKDPGNLGNGYKESIIALKVVLEVGKKLKKNKEINVIFTRNKDVFVELHNRAKIANDSKADLFVSVHCDSYTNPRAHGAGTFVLGLSGNKQNLEIAKRENSVILLEDNYKQNYDYDPNSPESVISLSMLQEENLDESLEFASIVQKNFRTAKRFGRSVKQNNFLVLRETVMPSVLIELGFLTNKAEGKFLNSSSGQIRMAGAIAQGIERYVERLKLNTLEDKKAANKGSAGKKKNNSVALVTVVERKKTYERNTKPKSNLDSKDFKVVVTPPKKKVKEVKSVKKPETKKSIPKENTPKVTPPKKEIKETVVVKKEEPKPKTTPSKKVAESVKKVSNKPEQIEFKVQIAASKRYLSQDNFNFRGLENVEVLVIDEYYKYYYGSSESFKKAKVALVKAREAGHKDAFIVAFADGTKISVREALKKQ, from the coding sequence ATGCAATTCTTAAAATTCAGCAAATATAAAAGCAACATATCTTCTTTGTGTTTTGTTTTGTTTTCAATCTTTTTTATTTCAAATCATTTTGAAGTAAATGCACAAAAAAAATATACAGTTGTTTTAGATGCAGGTCATGGGGGAAAAGATCCTGGAAATTTAGGTAACGGTTATAAAGAATCGATTATAGCTCTTAAAGTTGTTCTTGAGGTTGGTAAAAAGCTTAAGAAGAACAAAGAGATCAATGTAATTTTTACGAGAAACAAGGATGTTTTTGTTGAATTACACAATCGAGCTAAAATAGCCAATGATAGTAAGGCAGATTTATTTGTGTCTGTACATTGTGATTCTTATACCAATCCTAGAGCTCATGGAGCAGGTACTTTTGTTTTAGGATTAAGTGGGAATAAACAAAACTTAGAAATTGCTAAAAGAGAGAACTCTGTAATTTTATTAGAGGATAATTATAAACAGAATTATGATTACGATCCGAATTCTCCAGAATCGGTTATCAGTTTATCTATGTTACAAGAGGAAAATCTTGATGAAAGTTTAGAGTTTGCAAGTATCGTTCAGAAAAACTTTAGGACAGCAAAAAGATTTGGACGTAGTGTAAAACAAAACAATTTTCTGGTATTGAGAGAAACGGTTATGCCAAGTGTTTTAATTGAGCTTGGGTTTTTAACGAATAAAGCAGAAGGGAAGTTTTTAAATTCTAGTTCTGGTCAAATAAGAATGGCAGGAGCAATTGCTCAAGGTATAGAAAGATATGTTGAAAGACTTAAGTTAAATACTCTAGAAGATAAAAAAGCTGCCAATAAAGGAAGTGCTGGGAAAAAGAAGAATAACAGTGTAGCTCTTGTAACTGTTGTTGAGAGAAAAAAAACTTATGAGAGAAATACAAAGCCTAAGAGTAATTTAGATAGTAAGGATTTTAAAGTTGTAGTTACTCCTCCAAAGAAAAAAGTTAAAGAAGTTAAGTCGGTTAAGAAACCTGAAACTAAAAAAAGTATACCAAAAGAAAATACTCCTAAAGTAACTCCACCTAAAAAGGAAATTAAAGAGACTGTTGTAGTTAAGAAGGAAGAACCTAAACCAAAAACAACTCCGTCTAAGAAAGTTGCTGAGTCTGTTAAGAAAGTATCTAATAAGCCTGAGCAAATTGAGTTTAAAGTTCAAATTGCAGCTTCTAAGAGATACTTATCTCAGGATAATTTTAATTTCAGAGGGTTAGAAAATGTAGAGGTGCTTGTAATAGACGAATACTACAAATATTATTACGGATCTTCAGAAAGCTTTAAAAAAGCGAAAGTAGCTCTTGTAAAAGCTAGAGAAGCTGGGCATAAAGATGCGTTTATTGTCGCTTTTGCCGATGGAACTAAAATATCGGTGCGAGAAGCCTTAAAAAAACAATAA
- a CDS encoding 4Fe-4S dicluster domain-containing protein encodes MEKYVPNIFFAIILIAGIGYFVMNVRKLIRNIKLGKDIDRTDRKPERWKNMAKIALGQYKMVRRPVSGILHIVVYIGFILINIEMLEIVIDGLFGTHRVFQPIIGNGLYGFLIGSFEILALLVLVAVIIFWFRRNIEKIKRFWNPEMEGWPKNDGNIILYFEIVLMTLFLVMNATDTPFQEAGAGNVISQFIAPWFDGYSHDALHTIEKTAWWLHIVGILIFLNYLYYSKHLHILLAFPNTFFANLKPKGEFNNLESVTNEVKMMMDPSADPYAMPEDGAEEEVPEKFGASDVADLNWVQLMNAYTCTECGRCTSSCPANLTGKKLSPRKIMMDTRDRLEEVGKNIDANGGEFKPDGKQLLDDYISREELWACTSCNACVQECPVNIDPLSIIMDMRRYLVMEESAAPQELNMMMTNIENNGAPWQYSQMDRLNWKDE; translated from the coding sequence ATGGAAAAATACGTACCAAACATCTTTTTTGCTATTATTTTAATTGCGGGTATAGGGTATTTTGTAATGAATGTTCGAAAACTTATTCGCAACATAAAATTAGGAAAGGATATAGACAGAACTGATAGAAAGCCAGAACGTTGGAAAAATATGGCTAAAATTGCTTTAGGGCAATACAAGATGGTTCGCCGACCTGTATCAGGAATTTTGCATATTGTTGTTTATATCGGTTTCATTCTTATTAATATTGAGATGCTCGAAATCGTTATCGATGGTTTATTCGGGACACACCGTGTCTTCCAACCAATAATTGGTAATGGGTTATACGGTTTCTTAATAGGATCATTTGAAATTTTAGCATTACTAGTTTTAGTTGCTGTAATTATTTTCTGGTTCAGAAGAAATATTGAAAAAATTAAAAGATTCTGGAATCCTGAAATGGAAGGATGGCCGAAAAACGATGGTAATATTATCTTATACTTTGAAATCGTTTTAATGACGCTTTTCTTAGTGATGAATGCGACGGATACACCATTCCAAGAGGCAGGAGCAGGAAATGTAATTTCACAATTTATTGCGCCATGGTTTGATGGTTATTCACATGATGCTCTTCACACGATTGAGAAAACCGCTTGGTGGTTACATATCGTTGGAATTTTAATATTCTTAAATTATTTATACTATTCAAAGCACTTACACATTTTATTAGCTTTCCCAAATACATTCTTTGCGAATTTAAAACCTAAAGGAGAGTTCAATAATTTAGAATCAGTTACGAATGAAGTAAAAATGATGATGGATCCTTCAGCTGATCCTTATGCAATGCCAGAAGATGGAGCAGAGGAAGAGGTTCCGGAAAAATTTGGAGCTTCAGATGTTGCAGATTTAAACTGGGTGCAATTAATGAATGCATATACGTGTACAGAATGTGGACGTTGTACTTCTTCTTGTCCGGCAAATTTAACAGGGAAGAAACTTTCGCCTCGTAAAATTATGATGGATACACGTGATCGTTTAGAAGAAGTTGGAAAAAATATTGATGCTAACGGAGGTGAGTTTAAGCCAGATGGAAAGCAATTATTAGATGATTATATTTCAAGAGAGGAACTTTGGGCATGTACAAGTTGTAATGCTTGTGTTCAAGAATGTCCTGTAAATATCGATCCATTATCTATTATTATGGATATGAGAAGATATTTAGTAATGGAAGAGTCTGCTGCGCCACAAGAATTGAACATGATGATGACAAACATCGAGAACAATGGTGCGCCTTGGCAGTATAGTCAAATGGATAGATTAAACTGGAAAGACGAATAA